In Candidatus Polarisedimenticolaceae bacterium, a genomic segment contains:
- a CDS encoding malic enzyme-like NAD(P)-binding protein, whose protein sequence is MIRKQDALDYHSQARRGKIEVTWTKPCATQRDLSLAYTPGVADPCREIHADPAAAYEYTAKGNLVAVVTNGTAVLGLGDIGPLAGKPVMEGKAVLFKRFADIDVFDIELDTKDPEEIIRIVRALAPTFGGINLEDIKAPECFRIEEELKASIGIPVFHDDQHGTAIISGAALLNALRLVGKAIAEVRIVFAGAGAAALSCAKLYLKLGARR, encoded by the coding sequence GTGATTCGAAAGCAAGACGCGCTCGATTACCACAGCCAAGCTCGCAGGGGAAAGATCGAGGTCACCTGGACGAAGCCCTGCGCGACGCAGCGTGACCTCTCGCTCGCCTACACACCCGGGGTCGCCGATCCGTGCCGCGAGATCCATGCCGATCCGGCGGCGGCGTACGAGTACACGGCCAAGGGCAACCTGGTCGCCGTCGTCACCAACGGCACAGCCGTCCTCGGCCTCGGCGACATCGGCCCGCTCGCCGGCAAGCCGGTGATGGAGGGGAAGGCGGTCCTCTTCAAGCGGTTCGCCGACATCGACGTCTTCGACATCGAGCTCGACACGAAGGACCCGGAGGAGATCATCCGCATCGTGCGCGCGCTCGCGCCGACGTTCGGAGGGATCAACCTGGAGGACATCAAGGCGCCCGAGTGCTTCCGCATCGAGGAGGAGCTGAAGGCGTCGATCGGCATCCCCGTCTTCCACGACGACCAGCACGGCACGGCGATCATCTCCGGCGCCGCCCTGCTCAATGCGCTGCGCCTGGTCGGCAAGGCGATCGCCGAAGTGCGCATCGTCTTCGCCGGCGCCGGCGCCGCCGCCCTGTCGTGCGCCAAGCTCTATCTCAAGCTGGGAGCGCGGCGC
- a CDS encoding DUF1295 domain-containing protein, with protein sequence MIGAEGLRWVILLWTSIAAVTAGALLKIAAPYGRHARSGWGPAVPAPVAWMVMEAPSPVLMMTFFIAGHRHDAASTAFLALWVGHYVYRSFVFPLLGAGRKAPMPLSVVLFAVVFNLVNGTLNGAWLFVLGPVRGPAWLADPRFMSGFLVFLAGFFIHVRADAGLRALRAPGAGGYTVPRGGLFERVSCPNYLGEIVEWCGYALLTWSISALSFAAWTAANLVPRALAHHRWYGERFEDYPPERKAIVPGLL encoded by the coding sequence GTGATCGGGGCGGAAGGCTTGAGGTGGGTGATCCTCCTGTGGACGAGCATCGCGGCCGTCACCGCCGGGGCGCTCCTCAAGATCGCGGCGCCGTACGGACGGCATGCGCGATCGGGGTGGGGACCGGCCGTCCCGGCGCCGGTCGCGTGGATGGTCATGGAAGCGCCGTCGCCCGTCCTCATGATGACGTTCTTCATCGCGGGACACCGGCATGACGCGGCTTCGACCGCGTTCCTCGCGCTCTGGGTCGGGCACTACGTCTACCGGTCGTTCGTATTCCCTCTCCTCGGCGCCGGCCGGAAGGCGCCGATGCCGCTGTCCGTCGTCCTCTTCGCCGTCGTCTTCAACTTGGTGAACGGCACGCTGAACGGCGCGTGGCTCTTCGTTCTGGGACCCGTCCGCGGTCCTGCCTGGCTCGCCGACCCGCGGTTCATGAGCGGATTCCTGGTGTTCCTCGCCGGCTTCTTCATCCACGTCCGGGCCGACGCCGGTCTCCGCGCCCTCCGGGCCCCGGGCGCCGGCGGCTATACGGTGCCTCGCGGGGGGCTCTTCGAACGGGTCTCCTGTCCGAACTACCTCGGCGAGATCGTGGAATGGTGCGGCTACGCCCTCCTGACCTGGTCGATCTCCGCCCTGTCGTTCGCCGCGTGGACCGCCGCGAACCTCGTCCCGCGCGCCCTGGCCCACCACCGCTGGTACGGCGAGCGTTTCGAGGACTATCCTCCGGAGCGGAAGGCGATCGTTCCCGGGCTCCTCTGA
- a CDS encoding carboxypeptidase-like regulatory domain-containing protein, which produces MRPASLIAAFRALTAAGYLLAASGAPPSSPPAKAEKAPDKPATPAKPPAVELRGKITGDGGVPLAKAVVLVLPSGTAGLRAKVVRAESAADGGFVAGPLTGDAFRVRVQAKGYAPLTEGPIPGGATITLHLKKGLALSGTVLDRASKKPVDGATIAAWDDDAEGWGDEARRGSSAGKDGRFALADLAGGKATIEAKAPGHAAARTARLLDPKAGAAAPAPVELLLDPAGTLSGRVTDTSNTPVAGAEVTVFWREPGGDRSKAAKTDADGHYAFPAAADLRIRRMTVAAKGFPSQERPGDAPSDDIVDFILEHGGSIAGTLRSGDTSALPAFHVGVHRERGDDDPPSSGRGGASRAADKDVSDPSGAFRLDDLEPGTYTVEIQARGFATIKKTKIEVRAEQVADLGSLKLDSSSTFRGRVVSGNDQTPVPSASIRLSLVDAQPAAGSSSITGTNLWNVSSSPDGTFTQAGLAKGTYDLTAEHASFAPVQLRITFDPGADSPEVLVTMYRGGSIGGTVVDAQLQPVAGVRIMASLGAQADAHVADTGSDGHYLIDGLTPGNYQVTRQPRDGSPASGANVKAAAVTEGQTTTVDFDEGPHIQMSGVVRKGDQPLANTSIYLFAVDNSVPLRAKKAQTDQSGAYQVGLDQAGRYQASVRIDAAGGPGGQNLVMLTVPDQPQVQQDIVFASNAITGHVANPDGGDIKGAIILAMQDAAGAGTANLRQSTTTTAADGTFRLDAVEPGTYRVTARATGFAPAEQYPVTVSDGQPETNIELTMQRGWLMRGRVLDPNGRAVNDATIVVAAPGNAESGFLPSHTDSSGAFRITCPLDGPVSVAAISPRFAPAVKTDIDPPSGTDDGPDVQLKTTVGGSLRIRVVHRGGGPVPGASTAIRPMPLFPGADLVIDRNRPKPTDGDGVALVGNLYPGVYVVAVVGRNDASPAQANVGEGAETEVEIEVP; this is translated from the coding sequence ATGAGACCGGCTTCCCTGATCGCGGCCTTCCGCGCGCTGACCGCGGCAGGGTATCTCCTCGCGGCGTCCGGGGCGCCGCCGTCCTCACCGCCTGCCAAGGCGGAGAAGGCGCCGGACAAGCCCGCGACTCCCGCGAAGCCTCCCGCCGTCGAGCTCCGAGGGAAGATCACCGGCGACGGCGGCGTGCCGCTCGCGAAGGCGGTCGTTCTCGTTCTGCCGAGCGGCACCGCCGGCTTGCGCGCGAAGGTCGTCCGCGCGGAGAGCGCCGCCGACGGCGGGTTCGTCGCGGGGCCGCTCACCGGCGACGCGTTCCGCGTGCGCGTCCAGGCGAAGGGCTACGCGCCGCTCACGGAGGGTCCGATCCCGGGCGGCGCGACGATCACGCTCCACCTCAAGAAAGGGCTGGCGCTGTCCGGCACCGTTCTCGATCGTGCGAGCAAGAAGCCGGTCGACGGCGCGACGATCGCAGCGTGGGACGACGACGCAGAGGGGTGGGGGGACGAGGCGCGGCGCGGGTCGAGCGCGGGCAAGGACGGGCGCTTCGCGCTCGCCGACCTGGCGGGAGGCAAGGCGACGATCGAGGCGAAGGCTCCCGGGCACGCGGCCGCGCGCACGGCACGTCTCCTCGATCCGAAAGCGGGCGCAGCCGCTCCGGCACCGGTCGAGCTGCTCCTCGATCCCGCCGGTACGCTCAGCGGGCGAGTCACGGATACGTCGAACACGCCGGTCGCCGGCGCCGAAGTCACCGTGTTCTGGCGCGAGCCCGGCGGCGACCGTTCGAAGGCGGCGAAGACCGACGCCGACGGTCACTACGCCTTCCCCGCCGCCGCCGATCTGCGGATCCGCCGCATGACCGTCGCCGCGAAGGGGTTCCCGTCCCAGGAGCGTCCCGGCGACGCTCCGTCCGACGACATCGTCGACTTCATCCTCGAGCACGGCGGCTCGATCGCCGGCACGCTCCGGAGCGGCGACACGAGCGCGCTGCCCGCGTTCCACGTCGGCGTGCATCGCGAGCGCGGCGACGACGATCCGCCGTCGTCCGGGCGCGGCGGCGCATCGCGCGCCGCCGACAAGGACGTGAGCGATCCCTCGGGCGCATTCCGCCTCGACGACCTCGAGCCGGGCACGTACACGGTGGAGATCCAGGCAAGAGGTTTCGCCACGATCAAGAAGACCAAGATCGAGGTGCGCGCGGAGCAGGTCGCCGATCTCGGCAGCCTGAAGCTCGACTCCAGCTCGACGTTTCGTGGCCGTGTCGTCTCGGGGAACGATCAGACGCCTGTGCCGTCGGCGTCGATCCGGCTCTCCCTCGTCGACGCGCAGCCGGCGGCGGGATCGTCGTCGATCACCGGCACGAATCTCTGGAACGTGAGCAGCTCGCCCGACGGGACGTTCACCCAGGCGGGCTTGGCCAAGGGAACGTACGACCTCACCGCCGAGCACGCGTCGTTCGCGCCGGTCCAGCTGCGCATCACGTTCGACCCCGGCGCCGATTCTCCCGAGGTCCTCGTCACGATGTACCGCGGCGGCTCGATCGGCGGCACGGTCGTCGACGCGCAGCTTCAGCCGGTCGCCGGGGTGCGGATCATGGCGTCCTTGGGCGCGCAGGCTGACGCCCACGTCGCCGACACCGGATCCGACGGCCACTACCTGATCGACGGTCTGACGCCGGGGAATTACCAGGTGACCCGCCAGCCGCGCGACGGCTCCCCGGCGAGCGGCGCCAACGTGAAGGCCGCCGCCGTCACCGAAGGGCAGACGACGACCGTCGACTTCGACGAGGGCCCGCACATCCAGATGAGCGGGGTCGTCCGCAAGGGCGACCAGCCGCTCGCAAACACGTCGATCTATCTCTTCGCGGTCGACAACTCGGTTCCCCTGCGCGCGAAGAAGGCGCAGACCGATCAGTCCGGCGCCTATCAGGTCGGACTCGACCAGGCCGGTCGCTACCAGGCTTCGGTGCGGATCGACGCGGCGGGTGGGCCGGGCGGCCAGAACCTCGTCATGCTCACGGTGCCGGACCAGCCCCAGGTTCAGCAGGACATCGTCTTCGCCTCGAACGCGATCACCGGACACGTCGCCAATCCCGACGGCGGCGACATCAAGGGGGCGATCATCCTCGCGATGCAGGACGCCGCCGGGGCAGGGACGGCCAACCTCCGGCAATCGACGACGACGACCGCGGCAGACGGCACCTTCCGCCTCGACGCCGTCGAGCCCGGCACGTACCGCGTGACCGCGCGCGCGACCGGCTTCGCGCCGGCCGAGCAGTACCCGGTCACCGTCAGCGACGGTCAGCCCGAGACGAACATCGAGCTGACGATGCAGCGCGGATGGCTCATGCGCGGCCGCGTCCTCGATCCCAACGGCCGCGCGGTCAACGACGCGACGATCGTCGTGGCGGCTCCGGGCAATGCCGAGTCCGGCTTCCTCCCGTCGCACACCGATTCGAGCGGCGCGTTCCGGATCACCTGTCCTCTCGACGGGCCGGTCAGCGTGGCGGCGATCTCGCCGCGCTTCGCCCCCGCGGTGAAGACCGACATCGACCCTCCGTCGGGAACCGACGACGGGCCGGACGTGCAGCTCAAGACGACCGTCGGCGGGTCGCTCCGCATTCGCGTCGTCCACCGCGGCGGCGGCCCCGTGCCCGGCGCGTCGACGGCGATCCGGCCGATGCCGCTCTTCCCCGGGGCCGACCTCGTCATCGATCGCAACCGGCCGAAGCCGACGGACGGCGACGGCGTCGCGCTCGTGGGCAACCTCTACCCCGGCGTCTACGTCGTCGCGGTCGTCGGCCGGAACGACGCGAGCCCCGCCCAGGCCAACGTCGGTGAGGGCGCCGAGACCGAGGTCGAGATCGAGGTCCCCTAG
- a CDS encoding rhomboid family intramembrane serine protease — protein sequence MAGTWVEIARTPDPAHADDLALVLEAAGIPSGRVREGAAHILIVREEDADRAAVQLVKFTAENRARPSPPPAPERALGPARDAAIAYVLVLGAAYLAQRLESYGVDWTAAGDASAGLIRAGAWWRALTALTLHADIVHVAGNALFGALFGVMLGQSVGNGWTWLAFVVAGGLGNAINACVQAPSHVSLGASTGVFGLLGAQVAYEWMRRRQLRHGAWRRAAPVIMGLALLAWLGGAAAAEPHPGDVEILPLPSRIDVGAHLFGFLAGLIIGAVLGARRVLQGRWAQLALGTAAIGLMLAAWVFAVSRGQ from the coding sequence TTGGCCGGAACTTGGGTCGAGATCGCTCGAACGCCGGATCCGGCCCACGCCGACGACCTCGCTCTCGTTCTCGAGGCCGCCGGCATCCCCTCCGGGCGGGTGCGCGAGGGCGCCGCGCACATCCTCATCGTGCGCGAGGAAGATGCCGACCGGGCGGCGGTGCAGCTCGTGAAGTTCACCGCGGAGAACCGGGCGCGACCTTCGCCGCCGCCTGCGCCCGAGCGCGCGCTCGGTCCCGCGCGCGACGCCGCGATCGCCTACGTGCTCGTGCTCGGTGCCGCCTACCTCGCCCAGAGGCTCGAGAGCTACGGCGTCGACTGGACGGCGGCGGGAGATGCTTCGGCGGGACTCATCCGCGCCGGTGCGTGGTGGCGGGCGCTCACGGCGCTCACCCTCCACGCGGACATCGTCCACGTCGCCGGCAACGCGCTCTTCGGCGCGCTCTTCGGCGTGATGCTCGGGCAGAGCGTCGGCAACGGTTGGACGTGGCTCGCCTTCGTCGTCGCCGGAGGGCTCGGCAATGCGATCAACGCCTGTGTCCAAGCGCCGTCCCACGTCTCGCTCGGCGCGTCGACCGGCGTCTTCGGACTGCTCGGTGCGCAGGTCGCGTACGAGTGGATGCGGCGGCGTCAGCTCCGCCACGGCGCGTGGCGGCGAGCGGCACCCGTCATCATGGGCCTCGCGCTCCTCGCCTGGCTCGGCGGCGCGGCGGCGGCGGAACCGCACCCAGGGGACGTGGAGATCCTCCCGCTCCCCTCGCGGATCGACGTCGGCGCGCACCTGTTCGGATTCCTCGCGGGGCTCATCATCGGTGCGGTGCTCGGCGCGCGCCGCGTCCTCCAGGGCCGGTGGGCGCAGCTCGCGCTCGGCACCGCCGCGATCGGACTCATGCTCGCTGCCTGGGTCTTCGCCGTTTCAAGGGGACAGTAA
- a CDS encoding FAD-dependent oxidoreductase translates to MRVPRRRQGFDVAVIGAGPVGCVAALACARRGRRVLLLEANPDGSKRLAGEWLHPPALAILEELGVSLPGVSAYASGSGFVVYPDDGSGPVVLPYGEGTKGFSGDHGALVDSLREHCRNEPGIDYVERARATAIDGQNLTYEGPGGNRTIVAESVVAASGRSVLFPSGEPQRRAGTYSRMAGVILDDCDLPFEGYGHVFLGGLGPCLAYRIDARRVRLCLDVPLALHVHAGIEAVLDEGYGAAMPPALRPAFRRALRAGAIAWASNQFRPRVSFGRPGLALVGDAVGFHHPLTAQGMTLGFQDAIAFARARSFAAYRRERLVGSRVPEMLAVSLYEVFADTSDEVVVIRRAIYDLWRGSALERKRTMRFLGCQDTGPVAFSSSFLKALLLASRGLVRQGRASWRWAEVAEVGSELSSRIRWLVGGALHLTSPIAEEKYGAALKASLAKADVVAHPSSSLPAEGVSPARALARGTRHLASSQRTDGAFEGEVVWCPMLAAQYVIACHIAGREIPAERRRRLLLHFERTRLPNGAWGLHEFLSEPYLFVTSLVYVAARLLGAGPDDPLLRGALAFLRAEGGVVAVPSWGKFWLAMLGLYAWEGVPPVLPEIWALPRWVPVHPSRLYCHTRMIYLAMAAIYAKRVVAPETALLAAIRDELYPQGFATVDFARARTALRREELVAAPGRTLRAIQRLSVAAEKVASHTRSASSIRKLHEHIRFELAATRFTSISPVSGLLNVIALHAADAQDEDARRALDALEAWIWEDDERGTRVAGARSASWDSALAAQALAAAAEHEPVGRELARADAFLAAQQIRVSWPDAARFHRTDPRGGYCFSEASHGWPVSDCTAEALLGRLALSEPPLTEDDAALALSFILRCRNGDGGFSAYEPRRLSFSLEWMNPAEMFADSMTEFSFVECTASCVAAIVAARRAFPSIGLRKDLRRLSEATAGGVAFLRVRQHRDGSWPGAWGVRLLYGTLFGVRGLVAAGVPPTDPALRKACAWLKSIQRPDGSWSERHVSDDPRIYTPGDEGQVTQTAWALSTLLTAEDPDWGAIDRAARFLASAQRDDGDWPSEKPSGIFFRTALLDYTLYKSYFPVWALAQYETRRKEREALMASEDEESSQSTVNSL, encoded by the coding sequence ATGCGCGTCCCACGACGGAGACAGGGCTTCGATGTCGCCGTCATCGGGGCGGGGCCGGTGGGATGCGTGGCCGCGCTCGCATGCGCCCGGCGCGGACGCCGGGTACTCCTCCTCGAAGCGAATCCGGACGGCAGCAAGCGCCTCGCCGGTGAGTGGCTCCATCCGCCGGCGCTCGCCATTCTCGAAGAGCTGGGCGTCTCGCTCCCCGGCGTCTCCGCCTACGCATCGGGCTCGGGGTTCGTCGTGTACCCCGATGACGGCTCCGGCCCCGTCGTGCTCCCCTACGGCGAAGGGACGAAGGGGTTCAGCGGCGATCACGGCGCGCTCGTCGACAGCCTGCGCGAGCACTGCAGGAACGAGCCGGGGATCGATTACGTCGAGCGCGCGCGGGCGACGGCGATTGACGGCCAGAACCTCACGTACGAAGGGCCCGGTGGGAATCGCACGATCGTCGCCGAGTCGGTCGTTGCCGCCTCGGGGCGCTCGGTGCTCTTCCCCTCCGGCGAACCGCAGCGCCGCGCGGGAACGTACTCGCGGATGGCGGGAGTCATCCTCGACGACTGCGACCTTCCCTTCGAAGGGTACGGCCACGTCTTCCTCGGCGGCCTCGGCCCGTGCCTCGCGTACCGCATCGACGCGCGCCGCGTCCGCCTCTGCCTCGACGTGCCGCTGGCGCTGCACGTCCATGCCGGCATCGAGGCGGTCCTGGACGAGGGCTATGGCGCGGCGATGCCTCCCGCGCTCCGTCCGGCGTTCCGTCGCGCGCTTCGCGCGGGTGCGATCGCGTGGGCGTCGAACCAGTTCCGCCCGCGCGTCTCCTTCGGACGTCCCGGCCTCGCCCTGGTCGGCGACGCGGTCGGATTCCATCATCCTCTGACCGCTCAGGGGATGACCCTGGGCTTCCAGGACGCGATCGCGTTCGCGCGCGCCAGGAGCTTCGCGGCGTACCGGCGCGAGCGTCTCGTCGGCAGCCGCGTTCCCGAGATGCTCGCGGTCTCGCTCTACGAGGTCTTCGCGGACACGTCGGACGAGGTCGTCGTGATCCGTCGCGCGATCTACGACCTGTGGCGGGGGAGCGCGCTCGAGCGGAAGCGCACGATGCGGTTTCTCGGCTGCCAGGACACCGGGCCGGTCGCGTTCAGCTCGTCGTTCCTGAAGGCGCTCCTCCTCGCGTCCCGGGGTCTCGTGCGCCAGGGTCGCGCCTCCTGGCGCTGGGCCGAGGTCGCCGAGGTCGGAAGCGAGCTGTCGTCCCGCATCCGGTGGCTCGTCGGAGGCGCGCTCCACCTCACCTCCCCGATCGCGGAGGAGAAATACGGCGCGGCGCTCAAGGCCTCGCTGGCGAAGGCGGACGTCGTGGCGCATCCCTCGTCGTCGCTTCCGGCCGAGGGCGTGTCGCCGGCGCGGGCGCTCGCGCGCGGGACGCGCCACCTCGCGTCGTCACAGCGCACCGACGGCGCGTTCGAGGGCGAGGTCGTCTGGTGCCCGATGCTCGCCGCTCAGTACGTCATCGCCTGCCACATCGCCGGACGCGAGATCCCGGCCGAGCGGCGGCGCCGGCTGCTCCTCCACTTCGAGCGCACGCGCCTCCCGAACGGTGCCTGGGGCCTGCACGAGTTCCTGTCGGAGCCTTATCTCTTCGTGACGTCGCTCGTCTACGTCGCCGCACGCCTCCTCGGCGCGGGCCCGGACGATCCCCTGCTGAGGGGCGCCCTCGCCTTCTTGCGCGCGGAGGGCGGAGTCGTCGCCGTGCCGAGCTGGGGCAAGTTCTGGCTCGCCATGCTCGGACTGTACGCGTGGGAGGGCGTACCGCCGGTCCTCCCCGAGATCTGGGCGCTTCCGCGGTGGGTTCCCGTCCACCCGTCGCGTCTCTACTGCCACACCCGCATGATCTACCTCGCGATGGCCGCGATCTACGCCAAGCGCGTGGTCGCGCCCGAGACGGCGCTCCTCGCCGCGATCCGAGACGAGCTGTATCCGCAGGGGTTCGCCACCGTGGACTTCGCGCGGGCACGCACCGCCCTCAGGCGGGAAGAGCTGGTCGCCGCGCCCGGGAGGACGCTCCGCGCGATCCAGCGCTTGAGCGTCGCCGCCGAGAAGGTCGCGTCGCACACGCGCAGCGCCTCGTCGATCCGCAAGCTGCACGAGCACATCCGCTTCGAGCTGGCGGCGACCCGATTCACCAGCATCTCGCCGGTCAGCGGGCTCCTGAACGTGATCGCCCTCCACGCTGCGGATGCGCAGGACGAGGACGCGCGGCGGGCCCTGGACGCGCTCGAAGCGTGGATCTGGGAAGACGACGAGCGCGGGACGCGCGTCGCGGGCGCCAGGAGCGCGAGCTGGGACAGCGCTCTCGCGGCGCAGGCGCTCGCCGCCGCCGCCGAGCACGAGCCGGTGGGCCGGGAGCTCGCGCGCGCCGACGCCTTCCTCGCCGCGCAACAGATCCGCGTGTCGTGGCCCGACGCGGCGCGGTTCCACCGGACCGATCCGCGCGGCGGCTATTGCTTCTCCGAGGCGTCGCATGGCTGGCCGGTGAGCGACTGCACCGCGGAGGCGCTCCTCGGGCGGCTGGCCCTCTCCGAGCCGCCGCTCACGGAGGACGACGCCGCGCTCGCGCTCTCGTTCATCCTGCGTTGCCGGAACGGAGACGGCGGGTTCTCGGCCTACGAGCCGCGGCGCCTCTCGTTCTCGCTCGAATGGATGAACCCGGCCGAGATGTTCGCGGACTCGATGACGGAGTTCTCGTTCGTGGAGTGCACCGCGTCGTGCGTCGCCGCGATCGTCGCCGCGCGGCGCGCCTTCCCCTCGATCGGGCTTCGAAAGGACCTCCGGCGGTTGTCCGAGGCGACGGCCGGCGGGGTCGCATTCCTTCGCGTGCGGCAGCACCGCGACGGCTCGTGGCCAGGCGCGTGGGGCGTGCGCCTCCTCTATGGCACGCTCTTCGGCGTGCGCGGCCTCGTCGCCGCCGGCGTGCCGCCGACCGATCCCGCGCTCCGGAAGGCGTGCGCGTGGCTCAAGTCGATCCAGCGTCCCGACGGGAGCTGGAGCGAGCGGCACGTCTCCGATGATCCACGGATCTACACGCCGGGCGACGAAGGACAGGTCACGCAGACGGCGTGGGCCCTCTCGACGCTGCTCACCGCCGAGGATCCCGACTGGGGCGCGATCGACCGGGCCGCTCGATTCCTCGCCTCGGCGCAGCGCGACGACGGCGATTGGCCAAGCGAGAAGCCGTCGGGAATCTTCTTCCGCACCGCGCTCCTCGACTACACGCTGTACAAGAGCTACTTCCCGGTCTGGGCGCTCGCACAGTACGAGACGCGGCGGAAGGAGCGCGAGGCGCTCATGGCCTCGGAGGATGAAGAGAGTTCACAGTCAACCGTCAACAGTTTGTAG
- a CDS encoding matrixin family metalloprotease: protein MKTTIKLVALAASLAALLPTSASAYVLLSPARRWFNSDTPHQVNVDSHGVSTVTGGDPDHGVTAAVNAVKSWNSGGVNVTTSSSGNVAYRQGDGISDIIFGDPLRICTGTCLAATLTGYYSTSVTGTCGGLTVDKVTDADVAFNLAYNYTTPAQGSCSNEIYLDSVVAHEVGHVLGLAHSNDSGSLMYATVAYCQDKTQSSDDISGRNALYNCTLVEGGGGGCSPSGSACTSNSNCCSGICKGGRTKTCR, encoded by the coding sequence ATGAAGACCACCATCAAGCTCGTCGCCCTCGCCGCGTCCCTCGCGGCTCTCCTTCCCACCTCGGCGTCGGCGTACGTGCTCCTCTCGCCGGCCCGCCGCTGGTTCAACTCCGACACGCCGCACCAGGTCAACGTCGACAGCCACGGAGTGTCGACCGTCACCGGCGGCGACCCGGACCACGGCGTCACCGCGGCGGTCAACGCCGTCAAGTCGTGGAACTCCGGCGGCGTCAACGTGACGACCAGCTCGTCGGGGAACGTCGCGTACCGCCAGGGCGACGGGATCAGCGACATCATCTTCGGCGACCCGCTCAGGATCTGCACCGGAACGTGCCTCGCCGCGACCCTCACGGGGTATTACTCGACGAGCGTCACCGGCACGTGCGGCGGCCTCACGGTCGACAAGGTCACCGACGCCGATGTCGCGTTCAACCTCGCCTACAACTACACGACCCCGGCTCAGGGGAGCTGCAGCAACGAGATCTACCTCGACTCGGTCGTCGCGCACGAGGTCGGGCACGTCCTCGGCCTCGCGCACTCGAACGACAGCGGCTCGCTCATGTACGCGACCGTGGCCTACTGCCAGGACAAGACGCAGTCCTCCGACGACATCAGCGGCAGGAACGCGCTCTACAACTGCACGCTCGTCGAGGGCGGCGGCGGCGGGTGCAGCCCGTCGGGCTCCGCCTGCACCTCGAACAGCAACTGCTGCTCCGGAATCTGCAAGGGCGGCCGGACGAAGACCTGTAGGTAG
- a CDS encoding DUF6600 domain-containing protein, giving the protein MRNTIAAAAAIAFTLIFSPMAAPPAHAAVDVSFDFFYSNLSPHGTWLASASYGRVWQPQVYRPGWNPYYDGHWQYADVGWVWVSDYQWGAVPYHYGTWVMDADYGWVWVPGYTWAPAWVEFRQGPEAVGWAPVSPEFAIGVSFGSRPAYYEPPPQAFVFVPVREFAAPSIRPYIVPERQVNTYIQNTTVIHNNLVVQNNVVVNRGPDVRVVERAAGRTIQPQPIERVSHAAPFQGFSRQQIRVPDQRQEGLRAAQPQLPPGMTQNRSNQIQREREQRPAPQQQQVPQPQQQYNQEQNRQRLEQQQREHGQRPQPTQQQKPHPPVPEPPPHMQPEQPAQQQAHGQGQVHGQQPPQQQQQRPNDKNGNKNNNNKKPQPQQDKAKKDHQGNDEKNGG; this is encoded by the coding sequence ATGAGAAACACGATTGCCGCGGCAGCAGCGATCGCGTTCACGCTGATCTTCAGCCCGATGGCTGCGCCTCCGGCGCACGCCGCCGTGGACGTGTCGTTCGACTTCTTCTACAGCAACCTCAGCCCGCACGGAACGTGGCTCGCCTCGGCGAGCTACGGACGCGTCTGGCAGCCGCAGGTCTACCGGCCCGGCTGGAATCCCTATTACGACGGACACTGGCAGTACGCCGACGTCGGATGGGTGTGGGTCTCCGACTATCAATGGGGCGCCGTGCCCTACCACTACGGAACCTGGGTGATGGACGCCGACTACGGCTGGGTCTGGGTGCCCGGCTATACCTGGGCGCCGGCATGGGTCGAGTTCCGTCAGGGACCCGAGGCGGTGGGTTGGGCGCCGGTCTCTCCCGAGTTCGCGATCGGTGTCTCGTTCGGGAGCCGCCCGGCGTACTACGAGCCGCCGCCGCAGGCGTTCGTGTTCGTCCCGGTGCGTGAGTTTGCGGCACCGAGCATCCGGCCGTACATCGTGCCGGAGCGGCAGGTGAACACCTACATCCAGAACACGACCGTCATCCACAACAACCTGGTCGTGCAGAACAACGTCGTCGTCAACCGCGGCCCCGATGTCCGCGTCGTGGAACGTGCGGCCGGCCGCACGATCCAGCCCCAGCCGATCGAGCGCGTCTCGCACGCCGCGCCGTTCCAGGGGTTCTCACGCCAGCAGATCCGTGTCCCGGACCAGCGGCAGGAAGGGTTGCGCGCCGCACAGCCGCAGCTCCCTCCGGGCATGACGCAGAACCGCTCCAATCAGATCCAGCGCGAGCGTGAACAGCGGCCGGCTCCGCAGCAGCAACAGGTGCCGCAGCCGCAGCAGCAGTACAACCAAGAGCAGAACCGTCAACGGCTCGAGCAGCAGCAAAGGGAACACGGGCAGCGTCCCCAGCCCACGCAGCAGCAGAAGCCGCACCCGCCGGTACCCGAGCCGCCGCCCCACATGCAGCCCGAACAGCCCGCGCAGCAGCAGGCGCACGGGCAGGGCCAGGTTCACGGCCAGCAGCCGCCGCAGCAACAACAGCAGCGGCCGAACGATAAGAACGGCAACAAGAACAACAACAACAAGAAGCCGCAGCCGCAGCAAGACAAGGCCAAGAAGGACCACCAGGGAAACGACGAGAAGAATGGTGGTTGA